In Manis javanica isolate MJ-LG chromosome 9, MJ_LKY, whole genome shotgun sequence, one DNA window encodes the following:
- the LOC140843476 gene encoding lipoxygenase homology domain-containing protein 1-like codes for MSISPPCAHPVVHYEVEIWTGDVGGAGTTAQVFMQIYGEEGKTEVLFLSSRSKVFDRASKDTFQLEAADVGEIFKIRLGHTGEGFGPSWFVDTLWLRHLAVREEDLTPEEQARKKKEQDKLRQLLRKERLKAKLQRKKKKGSDEEEEGGEEEESSSQGSSSEEEEETEEEEEEEEEEFGPGLQEVTAEYRFEAHRWLARGKGDGELVVELVPAGRPGPEPNTYEVQVITGSVPKAGTDANVYLTIYGEAYGDTGERPLKKSDKSNKFEQGQTDTFTIYAIDLGALMKIRIRHDNSGNRPGWFLDRIDITDLNNDITYYFPCQRWLAMEEDDGQLSRELLPVDESCVLPPSEDEEGGGGGGNNPLDNLALEQKGFLNYSRFLPSSSLSSACLPS; via the exons ATGTCCATTTCTCCCCCATGCGCCCACCCAGTGGTCCACTATGAAGTTGAGATTTGGACAGGAGATGTTGGCGGTGCGGGCACCACTGCCCAAGTCTTCATGCAGATCTATGGTGAGGAAGGCAAGACAGAAGTGCTTTTCCTCTCCAGCCGCTCGAAAGTTTTTGATCGGGCATCCAAGGACACATTCCAG CTGGAGGCGGCCGACGTGGGTGAGATCTTCAAGATCCGGCTGGGGCACACGGGTGAGGGCTTCGGGCCCAGCTGGTTCGTGGACACGCTGTGGCTGCGGCACCTGGCGGTGCGGGAGGAGGACCTCACGCCCGAGGAGCAGGCCCGGAAGAAGAAGGAGCAGGACAAGCTGCGGCAGCTGCTCAGGAAGGAGCGGCTGAAAGCCAAGCtgcagaggaagaagaagaagggcagcgacgaggaggaggaggggggcgaGGAGGAGGAGTCCTCGTCGCAGGGGTCCTCgtctgaagaggaggaggagactgaggaagaggaggaggaggaggaggaggagttcgGGCCAGGTTTGCAGGAGGTGACTGCGGAGTACAGGTTCGAAGCCCACCGCTGGCTGGCGCGCGGCAAGGGGGACGGTGAGCTTGTCGTGGAGCTGGTGCCGGCGGGCCGGCCAGGCCCTGAGC CCAATACCTACGAGGTCCAGGTGATCACAGGGAGCGTGCCCAAGGCCGGCACCGATGCCAACGTCTACCTGACCATCTACGGTGAGGCATACGGGGACACGGGTGAGCGGCCGCTGAAGAAGTCAGACAAGTCCAACAAGTTTGAGCAGGGACAG ACAGACACCTTCACCATCTACGCCATTGACCTGGGGGCCCTGATGAAGATTCGGATTCGCCACGACAACTCAGGCAACAGGCCAGGCTGGTTCCTGGACAGAATAGACATCACTGATTTGAACAACGACATCAC gtACTACTTCCCATGCCAACGCTGGCTGGCGATGGAAGAGGATGATGGCCAGCTGTCCAGGGAGCTGTTGCCAGTGGACGAGTCCTGTGTGCTGCCACCAAGCGAGGAcgaggagggtgggggagggggtggcaaCAACCCCCTCGACAACCTGGCCCTGGAGCAGAAAGGTTTCCTAAACTATAGCCGATTTCTTCCCTCCAgctccctctcctctgcctgtCTGCCATCGTAG